The proteins below are encoded in one region of Salmo salar chromosome ssa02, Ssal_v3.1, whole genome shotgun sequence:
- the LOC106596266 gene encoding uncharacterized protein isoform X5 codes for MDRAIGREARLSWKYLVNHISQIPDYDKASPFPSTLPESPGQTSPSTALLLGLVDCRKTPGQSGTKRGGGEDKEDGDLFSLRDIPNRCTLSGRGLSSGEPQQRHDADKKEKSLSRSEHLKKHQHRGRLSPVYDNISGMAMAPTAAQMSRVMFTVHLS; via the exons ATGGATCGG GCAATCGGAAGAGAGGCAAGATTGTCGTGGAAATATTTGGTCAATCATATTTCACAAATACCGGATTAT GACAAAGCTAGCCCGTTCCCCTCTACCCTCCCGGAGTCCCCAGGTCAAACGTCTCCCAGTACTGCTTTACTGCTGGGTCTGGTTGACTGCAGGAAAACACCGGGGCAGAGTGGAactaagagaggaggaggagaagataagGAAGATGGAGATTTGTTTTCATTAA GGGACATCCCTAATCGTTGCACTCTTAGTGGGAGGGGCTTAtcatctggggagcctcaacaacgtcatgatgctgacaagaaagagaagagtctctccagatcagaacacctcaagaaacaccagcatagAG GGAGACTCAGTCCAGTGTATGACAACATCTCAGGCATGGCCATGGCCCCTACTGCAGCACAGATGAGCAGGGTGATGTTCACTGTCCACCTCTCTTAA
- the LOC106596266 gene encoding zinc finger protein 239 isoform X2 has protein sequence MDRAIGREARLSWKYLVNHISQIPDYDKASPFPSTLPESPGQTSPSTALLLGLVDCRKTPGQSGTKRGGGEDKEDGDLFSLRDIPNRCTLSGRGLSSGEPQQRHDADKKEKSLSRSEHLKKHQHRGIGKKPHHCCSDCGNSFAKQKEFIFHQRIHTGVKPYHCSQCGKGFSASKTLKSHQRIHTGESPYPCFDCGKCFNKLGALTTHQRIHTGEKPYSCDQCGNSFARDSTLTAHQRIHTGEKPYSCDQCGKSFSHSGDLTRHKRIHTGEKPYSCDQCGRSFNQSGDLTTHQRIHTGEKPYSCDQCGKSFNQSVHLTRHQRIHTGEKSYSCDQCGKSFALDFNLTTHQRIHTGEKPYSCLCGKSFAHSASLKNHQNAQTCHPSSPSSLALVPDP, from the exons ATGGATCGG GCAATCGGAAGAGAGGCAAGATTGTCGTGGAAATATTTGGTCAATCATATTTCACAAATACCGGATTAT GACAAAGCTAGCCCGTTCCCCTCTACCCTCCCGGAGTCCCCAGGTCAAACGTCTCCCAGTACTGCTTTACTGCTGGGTCTGGTTGACTGCAGGAAAACACCGGGGCAGAGTGGAactaagagaggaggaggagaagataagGAAGATGGAGATTTGTTTTCATTAA GGGACATCCCTAATCGTTGCACTCTTAGTGGGAGGGGCTTAtcatctggggagcctcaacaacgtcatgatgctgacaagaaagagaagagtctctccagatcagaacacctcaagaaacaccagcatagAGGTATAGGGAAGAAACCTcaccactgctgctctgactgtgggaataGTTTTGCTAAACAGAAGGAGTTTATATTTCACCAGCGGATTCACACCGGTGTGAAACCgtaccactgctctcagtgtgggaaGGGTTTTTCTGCATCTAAAACCTTAAAATCTCATCAGAGAATTCATACTGGGGAGAGCCCTTACCCCTGCTTTGATTGTGGGAAATGCTTCAATAAATTAGGAGCCCTGACtacacaccaacgcatacacacaggagagaagccttatagctgtgatcagtgtgggaatagTTTCGCTCGAGATTCCACCCTGACTgcacaccaacgcatacacacaggagagaagccttatagctgtgatcagtgtgggaagagcttcagtcATTCAGGAGACCTGACTAGACacaaacgcatacacacaggagagaagccttatagctgtgatcagtgtgggaggAGCTTCAATCAGTCAGGAGACCTGACtacacaccaacgcatacacacaggagagaagccttatagctgtgatcagtgtgggaagagcttcaatcaatCAGTACACCTGACTAGACACcagcgaatacacacaggagagaaatcttatagctgtgatcagtgtggaaagagttttgctcTAGATTTCAACCTGACAACACACcagcgaatacacacaggagagaagccttactcctgtcTATGTGGAAAGAGCTTTGCTCATTCAGCATCACTGAAAAATCACCAGAATGCACAAACATGTCAtccttcatctccctcctctctggcaCTGGTTCCAGATCCCTAA
- the LOC106596266 gene encoding zinc finger protein 239 isoform X4: MDRDKASPFPSTLPESPGQTSPSTALLLGLVDCRKTPGQSGTKRGGGEDKEDGDLFSLRDIPNRCTLSGRGLSSGEPQQRHDADKKEKSLSRSEHLKKHQHRGIGKKPHHCCSDCGNSFAKQKEFIFHQRIHTGVKPYHCSQCGKGFSASKTLKSHQRIHTGESPYPCFDCGKCFNKLGALTTHQRIHTGEKPYSCDQCGNSFARDSTLTAHQRIHTGEKPYSCDQCGKSFSHSGDLTRHKRIHTGEKPYSCDQCGRSFNQSGDLTTHQRIHTGEKPYSCDQCGKSFNQSVHLTRHQRIHTGEKSYSCDQCGKSFALDFNLTTHQRIHTGEKPYSCLCGKSFAHSASLKNHQNAQTCHPSSPSSLALVPDP, from the exons ATGGATCGG GACAAAGCTAGCCCGTTCCCCTCTACCCTCCCGGAGTCCCCAGGTCAAACGTCTCCCAGTACTGCTTTACTGCTGGGTCTGGTTGACTGCAGGAAAACACCGGGGCAGAGTGGAactaagagaggaggaggagaagataagGAAGATGGAGATTTGTTTTCATTAA GGGACATCCCTAATCGTTGCACTCTTAGTGGGAGGGGCTTAtcatctggggagcctcaacaacgtcatgatgctgacaagaaagagaagagtctctccagatcagaacacctcaagaaacaccagcatagAGGTATAGGGAAGAAACCTcaccactgctgctctgactgtgggaataGTTTTGCTAAACAGAAGGAGTTTATATTTCACCAGCGGATTCACACCGGTGTGAAACCgtaccactgctctcagtgtgggaaGGGTTTTTCTGCATCTAAAACCTTAAAATCTCATCAGAGAATTCATACTGGGGAGAGCCCTTACCCCTGCTTTGATTGTGGGAAATGCTTCAATAAATTAGGAGCCCTGACtacacaccaacgcatacacacaggagagaagccttatagctgtgatcagtgtgggaatagTTTCGCTCGAGATTCCACCCTGACTgcacaccaacgcatacacacaggagagaagccttatagctgtgatcagtgtgggaagagcttcagtcATTCAGGAGACCTGACTAGACacaaacgcatacacacaggagagaagccttatagctgtgatcagtgtgggaggAGCTTCAATCAGTCAGGAGACCTGACtacacaccaacgcatacacacaggagagaagccttatagctgtgatcagtgtgggaagagcttcaatcaatCAGTACACCTGACTAGACACcagcgaatacacacaggagagaaatcttatagctgtgatcagtgtggaaagagttttgctcTAGATTTCAACCTGACAACACACcagcgaatacacacaggagagaagccttactcctgtcTATGTGGAAAGAGCTTTGCTCATTCAGCATCACTGAAAAATCACCAGAATGCACAAACATGTCAtccttcatctccctcctctctggcaCTGGTTCCAGATCCCTAA
- the LOC106596266 gene encoding zinc finger protein 239 isoform X1 has translation MDRAIGREARLSWKYLVNHISQIPDYDKASPFPSTLPESPGQTSPSTALLLGLVDCRKTPGQSGTKRGGGEDKEDGDLFSLSKNHGDIPNRCTLSGRGLSSGEPQQRHDADKKEKSLSRSEHLKKHQHRGIGKKPHHCCSDCGNSFAKQKEFIFHQRIHTGVKPYHCSQCGKGFSASKTLKSHQRIHTGESPYPCFDCGKCFNKLGALTTHQRIHTGEKPYSCDQCGNSFARDSTLTAHQRIHTGEKPYSCDQCGKSFSHSGDLTRHKRIHTGEKPYSCDQCGRSFNQSGDLTTHQRIHTGEKPYSCDQCGKSFNQSVHLTRHQRIHTGEKSYSCDQCGKSFALDFNLTTHQRIHTGEKPYSCLCGKSFAHSASLKNHQNAQTCHPSSPSSLALVPDP, from the exons ATGGATCGG GCAATCGGAAGAGAGGCAAGATTGTCGTGGAAATATTTGGTCAATCATATTTCACAAATACCGGATTAT GACAAAGCTAGCCCGTTCCCCTCTACCCTCCCGGAGTCCCCAGGTCAAACGTCTCCCAGTACTGCTTTACTGCTGGGTCTGGTTGACTGCAGGAAAACACCGGGGCAGAGTGGAactaagagaggaggaggagaagataagGAAGATGGAGATTTGTTTTCATTAAGTAAGAACCATG GGGACATCCCTAATCGTTGCACTCTTAGTGGGAGGGGCTTAtcatctggggagcctcaacaacgtcatgatgctgacaagaaagagaagagtctctccagatcagaacacctcaagaaacaccagcatagAGGTATAGGGAAGAAACCTcaccactgctgctctgactgtgggaataGTTTTGCTAAACAGAAGGAGTTTATATTTCACCAGCGGATTCACACCGGTGTGAAACCgtaccactgctctcagtgtgggaaGGGTTTTTCTGCATCTAAAACCTTAAAATCTCATCAGAGAATTCATACTGGGGAGAGCCCTTACCCCTGCTTTGATTGTGGGAAATGCTTCAATAAATTAGGAGCCCTGACtacacaccaacgcatacacacaggagagaagccttatagctgtgatcagtgtgggaatagTTTCGCTCGAGATTCCACCCTGACTgcacaccaacgcatacacacaggagagaagccttatagctgtgatcagtgtgggaagagcttcagtcATTCAGGAGACCTGACTAGACacaaacgcatacacacaggagagaagccttatagctgtgatcagtgtgggaggAGCTTCAATCAGTCAGGAGACCTGACtacacaccaacgcatacacacaggagagaagccttatagctgtgatcagtgtgggaagagcttcaatcaatCAGTACACCTGACTAGACACcagcgaatacacacaggagagaaatcttatagctgtgatcagtgtggaaagagttttgctcTAGATTTCAACCTGACAACACACcagcgaatacacacaggagagaagccttactcctgtcTATGTGGAAAGAGCTTTGCTCATTCAGCATCACTGAAAAATCACCAGAATGCACAAACATGTCAtccttcatctccctcctctctggcaCTGGTTCCAGATCCCTAA
- the LOC106596266 gene encoding zinc finger protein 239 isoform X3 codes for MDRDKASPFPSTLPESPGQTSPSTALLLGLVDCRKTPGQSGTKRGGGEDKEDGDLFSLSKNHGDIPNRCTLSGRGLSSGEPQQRHDADKKEKSLSRSEHLKKHQHRGIGKKPHHCCSDCGNSFAKQKEFIFHQRIHTGVKPYHCSQCGKGFSASKTLKSHQRIHTGESPYPCFDCGKCFNKLGALTTHQRIHTGEKPYSCDQCGNSFARDSTLTAHQRIHTGEKPYSCDQCGKSFSHSGDLTRHKRIHTGEKPYSCDQCGRSFNQSGDLTTHQRIHTGEKPYSCDQCGKSFNQSVHLTRHQRIHTGEKSYSCDQCGKSFALDFNLTTHQRIHTGEKPYSCLCGKSFAHSASLKNHQNAQTCHPSSPSSLALVPDP; via the exons ATGGATCGG GACAAAGCTAGCCCGTTCCCCTCTACCCTCCCGGAGTCCCCAGGTCAAACGTCTCCCAGTACTGCTTTACTGCTGGGTCTGGTTGACTGCAGGAAAACACCGGGGCAGAGTGGAactaagagaggaggaggagaagataagGAAGATGGAGATTTGTTTTCATTAAGTAAGAACCATG GGGACATCCCTAATCGTTGCACTCTTAGTGGGAGGGGCTTAtcatctggggagcctcaacaacgtcatgatgctgacaagaaagagaagagtctctccagatcagaacacctcaagaaacaccagcatagAGGTATAGGGAAGAAACCTcaccactgctgctctgactgtgggaataGTTTTGCTAAACAGAAGGAGTTTATATTTCACCAGCGGATTCACACCGGTGTGAAACCgtaccactgctctcagtgtgggaaGGGTTTTTCTGCATCTAAAACCTTAAAATCTCATCAGAGAATTCATACTGGGGAGAGCCCTTACCCCTGCTTTGATTGTGGGAAATGCTTCAATAAATTAGGAGCCCTGACtacacaccaacgcatacacacaggagagaagccttatagctgtgatcagtgtgggaatagTTTCGCTCGAGATTCCACCCTGACTgcacaccaacgcatacacacaggagagaagccttatagctgtgatcagtgtgggaagagcttcagtcATTCAGGAGACCTGACTAGACacaaacgcatacacacaggagagaagccttatagctgtgatcagtgtgggaggAGCTTCAATCAGTCAGGAGACCTGACtacacaccaacgcatacacacaggagagaagccttatagctgtgatcagtgtgggaagagcttcaatcaatCAGTACACCTGACTAGACACcagcgaatacacacaggagagaaatcttatagctgtgatcagtgtggaaagagttttgctcTAGATTTCAACCTGACAACACACcagcgaatacacacaggagagaagccttactcctgtcTATGTGGAAAGAGCTTTGCTCATTCAGCATCACTGAAAAATCACCAGAATGCACAAACATGTCAtccttcatctccctcctctctggcaCTGGTTCCAGATCCCTAA